TTGACATACTTCTCATGCCCTTGGAACACAGCTAGAAGATTACCTTTGGTATCCCACAGGCGGGTGGTTTCATCAGCGCTGGCCGTCAGAATTTGGCTCCCATTCGGGCTAAACACTGCGCTGAAGACTCCTCCCTCATGTCCCTGGAATACGGTCAAGAGATTGCCTTTGATATCCCACAGACGAGCAGTTTTATCATGGCTAGCCGTGAGGATTTGACTGCCATCCGGACTAAAGAGGGCACTATAGACTGACTCCTGATGCCCCAAAAATATCGCCAGTTGCCCACCTGGAGCCTCCACAGATTGTCCATCGCCTGAAGCCGTCGGAGCTTCTGTAACTGATGACTGGGACAGCCAATCAGTCCTAGATTGAGCGCTGACTTGGGTGCTAGTAGCAGTCGCAAACACCACACCCATCATTAGTGCAACACAGCGATGAACCTTTCGGGAGTAATCTGCAAGCATGACCGTTTTTTAAGGAAGTTGGCACGAACAGGGAGGGATATTCCAAAAATTTCTCTTGTAAATTCCTAAACTGAAGTTCCCCGTGTAAATTCCTAAACTGAAGTTCCCCGTGGACGAATTACTACACTTTTTATCTCAATGTGCAAAATTATAGATAATTAATTATCTTCTCTCGTAAAGGAAAACCCTTCTTTTGTAATTATTTTTAACATACACACCAGCACTATAGCTATTTAAGTGAATAAAAATTAACCTGACCCCCAATCAGTAACACTTTTCTGCTTTCTCCTCTAGATTAGTAGTCAACGTGCTAATCTAAGTTAGCAAAATTTGTCCTAATTCAAGCAAAAGTCGGATATGGTTAAGCGAAAATTGGTCTTCTCCGTTGCTGTAACTCTGGCAGTTGCTTTATCTCTAGAACTCTTAGGCGATCCGGCTTTATCTGTTCCCTATAAACCCCCAAAACGCCCACCTCCAGGACGAACGAGTTCCACTACTGTACGCACAGACGTGCAGTGTGCTGACCAAAATCAAGCGATTAAGGAAATTATCCCTCTCATCCCAGATTATCTCCCTTTGCCAGAACCAGGGGAGGAGCAAAACAGTAAAATTTATTCCGGTTTCAACCTATCTGAATATCCCATCTTATTGGTTTATCTTCCCAAAGCTAATGCCCAGATGGGTGAATTAGTTCTCAGAGATGAAAATAATCGTTCGGTGACAAGAACCCGATTCTCCTTACCCAATCAAGCAGGAATTGTTAGCCTTGACTTAGCCGATACTAACATAGACCCCTTAGAACCCGATAAACCCTATTGGTGGTCAGTCAGTATTATCTGCGATGAAGTTAATCGCAGTGAGAACGGCATCAGTGCAAGAGTATGGTTCCAACGTATCACTCCCAGTGCAACTTTAGGACAACAAATTTTCAATGCTCGACCTACCCTACTACCCGCACTCTATGCCCAAGGAGATGACAACGGCGGATTTTGGTACGACGCCCTCAGCAGTCTAGCCGATTTACGCCAACTCCAGCCGAACAATCCCACCTTAGAAAATCAGTGGCAAGAATTGTTAGATTCAGCCGGATTGCTAGAATTAACAGAACAACCTTTACTCGATTGCTGTCAATTCCAGCAACAGGATACCCCTCAACCCTAAACGTTTCTGTCTGTTTGAATACAAAAATCTCAACTTCCACGGGTGCATCTCATTTTGCCATCAGTCGCGGATTTAACCGCCAGAAAACAAACATCTGTGAAAACCCGTAGGGGCGCACCGACGTGCGCCCTTCCCTAAGGTTGGCGTTTAGAACATAATTGGAATCAGGGCGAGATTCTTCGCTTCGCTCAGAATGACAGGTTAAACTGCAACTGAATCCCTAAACCCACCCTTACACTAGGCAAATAATGGGCTAAAGCCCATACTACGAACTACGGCAACTGAATCCCTAAACCCGCCCCTACTATACAAAATAATGGGCTAAAGCCCATACTACAAACTACTAACTACTAACTACGAACTCAATACAACCTAATGTTAGCTAAACTGAGACAATTTCTGTGGACATGGCGAGGGGTATGGATAACCGTTCCCACCGTTACCGGATGCATCCTCCTCCTACGCTGGCTGGGCTTCCTGCAATTATTAGAATTAGCCGCCTTTGATCAATTAATCCGCCTCCGCCCTCCTGATTCCCCCGATTCCCGCATTGTTATTGTAGGTATTACTGAAACCGATATTCAAACCCTAGGAACCTCCATTCTCTCCGATGCTGACTTAGCCCAACTCTTAACCACGATTAAACAACAAAAACCCAGGGCTATTGGATTAGATATTGTCCGGGATCAACCCGAAGGAACAGGACAAGAACAGTTAAATCAGGTGTTTCAAACCACACCCAACTTACTGGGGCTGAAAAAAGTCATTGCCAATGATCCCAACTCTGTCATGCAAGCCCCACCCCTCTTAGAAAAACAGGGACAAATTGCCGGGGCTGATGTTGTTTTAGATCCCGATGGTAAAGTCCGACGCGGCTTCCTTTATATTACATCAGACACGGATGAAACGCTACCCAGTTTAGGCTTAGGACTCGCCAAACTCTATTTAGAATTCGATAATATTACTCCCCAAGGTTCATCCCAAAACCCTGACGATTTACAATTAGGGCAAGCGGTTTTTGTTCCCTGGGAAGCCAATGATGGCGGTTATATCCGCACCGATGCGGGCGGCTATCAGATGATGCTAAATTATCGAAACGCTCCCTTTACTACAGTTTCCTTATCTGATGTATTAGCTAACCAAATTACCACCGATTTAATGCGCGATCGCGTGGTTTTAATTGGTTATACGGCTCCCAGTAAAAAAGATGAGTTTCTAACTCCTTATAGTAGCATCTTAGTGGGTAATCCTCAAACCACCTATGGCGTTTTAATTCATGCTCAACTCACCAGCCAGATTATCAGCGCCGCTTTCGGAGAACGTCCGTTAATTAAAACTTGGTCAGAACCTCTAGAATGGATATGGATACTCCTTTGGTCAGGCATTGGTGCAACCATTCGTTGGCGATGGCGGTATGCGGGGGGCGTAGCTAAATTTTCCTTTCCGCCGCTTCTTTTCACCCTGTTGGCGGGTGGAAGTTTAGTCGGAATTTGTTATCTGGCGTTCCTACAAGGCTGGTGGATTCCCCTGGTTCCGCCCGGTTTCGCCCTGGTGGGTTCGGTGATTGCGATTACCAGTTATCTTGCCCACCAAGCGACAACCATTCGGTATTGTTTCAGTCGTTATCTTACTGATGAAGTGGTGGCAAATGTCTTAGAAAACCCCGATGCCTTAAACTTAGAGATGCAACGGCAGAACGTCACCATTCTCATGTCCGATTTACGCGGCTTTTCCAATATCTCAGAACGCTTACCGCCCGAACAAGTGGCATCACTGTTAAATATCTATTTATCGGCGATGACGGATATTATTAATCAGTATAAAGGCACGATTAACGATTTCATCGGCGATGCTATTTTAGTCTTCTTTGGTGCGCCCACTCAACAGGCGGATGATGCTCAACGGGCTGTCGCCTGTGCAGTGGCGATGCAGTCAGCTATGTCTAGGGTTAATCAGGAGTTAAACCAGTCGGGATTGCCTAAAATAAAAATGGGGATTGGGATTAATACGGGGGAAGTAGTTGTTGGGAATATTGGGTCACAGAAACGGACAAAATGGACGGTAATTGGGAGTCCAATTAATCTGGCGTCGCGGATAGAATCCTATACCGTAGGGGATCAAATTCTGATTTCAGAAACAACCTGGCAAGAAGCCGGGATAGATGGGGTGAAATTCCGCCAGGAAAAGTTGGTGCAACCGAAGGGGTTTCATCAACCGATTCCGATTTATGATGTGGTAGGAATTGGGGGGAAGTATGATTTACATTTACCGGAGGTGAAGGAAGAAATTGTTGAACTCCAGGAGGAAATCCCGATTGAGTTTACGGTGATTAGTGGCAAAGATATTGGAGAAGAACGGTTTTGGGGTAAGATTTTTCAGGTGTCGGTGAATGGGGCGGCGATTCGCTGTGAGTTTCCCCTAGAACCGTTAACGAGTTTGCAACTTTATCTGGTGAATCCGTTCAGTGACAATCAAATTCAGGGGGATTTTTATGCCAGAGTGAGTGAATCGTTGGTGGCGGATAAGACGGCGGTTTGGGTGCAGTTTACGGTAATGGCACCGGATGTGGAAGGTTGGTTGAGGAGTTGGATGATGGGGGTAGAATGATGGGGATAGATGTCAATGGATAATGTTTTTTTAACGCAGAGGAACGCAGAGGTTTACGCAGAGGAACGCAGAGGGGGTTGAGGGATGGGAGAAATGGGTTTGAGGGATGGTTAAGAATGATATAAGACATAAAACCAATGATTTGATTATCCTCTCTAAATGCGAGAATTAACCTATCAGTGTCATCAGTGTCATTAAACTCTCACCCCCCACCCTCATCTGTTCCATAAATCCGTGAAATCAGTGTTTTGACAAATGACAAACAAGCAACCATTACCGTCTTCTGTTCCCCAAACCCAACCCTCGCTTCCTTCTCGCCGGGAAGCCAGACAACGACGGATTCAAACCCTACTAAAATATCTGGGGTTTCCTAGTTCGGGTATTGGTGTTGCTACAACTTTTAATTTTATCCGCCTCGGTCAATGGGATAAAGCCGCCTTATCAGGATTATTAACCGTCAGTGTCACTCTCCTGGCGATTGGTGGTAAATTTGTCTCAGAAGTGATTAACCGGGTTCTCGATAAAATAGAAGCCCGATTGGAACAACTGGTTGACCCCTTGGCTGACTGGATTGTTAATCAACTGGAAACCTTTATTATCCGTCAATGGTGGCGATTGACATCCCAGTTCCAAGGGAAATATTATCAGAGTTTGATTTATGCCTGTCGAGACTATCGTACCCAAGGCTTGAAAACCAAGGGACCCTTTACCCTAGATTTAGAACAAGTCTTTGTCCCCCTGAGAATCACCCCAGAGAGTGCAGAACGAATTTCTGGGGAAATGATGCGCCGGGATGGTGGTTCTCAAGAGTTGAGTATTTGGGATATTTTAGTCGCTAGTGGGACTCAGCCGACGTATCGTAGTCTCGCGATTATCGCCGCACCCGGTTCAGGGAAAACCACACTCCTAGAACATCTAACCCTTACCTACGCCAAAAACCGCCACCGCCATTACCACAAACAAGCCCCCAAACTGATGCCAATTCTGGTTTATCTGCGGGAAATGGCAGACGCGATCGCATCCTCTGACTTTACTTTAGCAGAACTGATTGAACAACAGGAATCCATCCGCAAATTGAGTCCACCGCCTCAATGGTTTGCAGGGAAATTGCGTCATCGGGATTGTTTGGTGATGTTCGATGGATTAGATGAAGTCGCTGATGAATCGCAACGTCAGATGATTAGTCGTTGGGTGAATCAACAAATCCAAGACTATCCCAATACTCGATTCATCCTCACCTCACGCCCGTTTGGGTATCAAAGTGCGCCGATTTCTAGTGTGAAAGCGATTCTAGAAGTCCAACCCTTTAATCTTCAGCAAATGCAACAGTTTATTCAAAACTGGTATGTGCAACGGGAAATTATGAGTCGTTTAGGAAAAGATGACCCCGGGGTACGGGAGGTGGCAAATCGTCAAGCTTACGACTTAATTCAACGCATCCAAACCAGTCCCCCCTTAGCCGCTATGGCGCTTAATCCGTTACTGTTAACCATGATTGCTACCGTTCACTGTTATCGCGGGGCGTTACCGGGGCGGCGGGTGGAACTTTATGATGAAATTTGTGATGTTTTGTTGGGCAAACGTAGCGAATATAAGGGAATTATTGAACCCCTAACCGCCCACCAGAAAAAAACGGTGCTACAAGTGCTGGCGTTAGGGTTAATGGAACAGAATACTCGTGAGTTTAGCTTAGAACAGGCAAGTCAGATTATTCAAACTGAATTAGCCAAAGTCGCCGGAACCCAGTTAACCCCAGCCGCGTTTTTAGAAAATATTGAAAATGTGAGTGGTTTAATCATTGAACGGGAACCCGGACATTACGAATTTTCCCACAAAAGCTTTCAAGAATATTTAGCCGCCGTCCAAATCAAAGACTCCCACCAAGACTCTCTATTAATCCAAAACATTCATCACGATTGGTGGGCGGAAACCCTCCGCCTTTATGCTACCCAAAGTAACGCCACACCCTTAATTCATGCCGCCTTAGACCAGCCCACTGTGGTATCCTTAAAATTAGCCCTAGACTGTGCCGAAGAGGGGTTAAGGGTTGACCCAGAGGTGCGGGAAGACCTGAAACAGCGCCTAGAAGCGGGTTTAACCTCTCCTGATTCTGCGATCGCCCAATTAGCGGCTGAGGTCAAATTAGCACGGCGACTGGGTAATTTCCTGCGAATTGATCAAACTCTGGAAATTGATACTAGCTATGTAACGTATGCAGAATACGACCTGTTTCTTAACGCCCTAGAAAAGGCGGGTGAACCCTATCAACCCAGCCAGGAGTCAACCCACCTATTTACCCCTAAAGAGGCTGAAACACCGATTCAGGGATTGACTATCACCCAGAAAAATCGGTTTTGTGCATGGCTAAATTGGCACAATAGTGAGACTCTCGCCAATGGAACCATCAGCCACTATCGCCTACCCACGCCAACGGAATTTAACCACTATCCCATCCCTGATGATACGTTAAGGGAGTCAGGACTTCGCCTAGTTCGATACCAATTACCCCTTCCCTATCGTCAACTCGCCTATCTCCTCGCCTGCGGACAATGGCAAGCCGCCAACACAGAAACAGCCCAAATCATGCGACAAATTGCTGGACAAGAAAACCGAGGATGGCTCAATGACAATGATATCAAAAAATTCCCGCCAACTGACCTGAATCAAATTGACCAACTTTGGTATCATTACAGTGCAGGACAATTCGGCTTTCAGGTGCAACGGGATCTCTATACCCAAGTCGGCGGTAAACCCAGAGATTATAACTATAATACCTACAAACAATTTAGCGATCGCGTCGGCTGGTATGTTCCCGAAAAAGACGAATGGCGAACTCCAGCCGATCTCACCTTCAGTCTCAATGCACCTCCAGGACATCTCCCCTGTGGCGGTTGGCTAGACATGGGGGGGTCTAAATCGAATCAAACGCCACTTTTCGCAGGTTGGGCAATTTTAGTCACACTTTTCTGGCGCATTTAATCATCAAGTCTAATCATCAGGGGAGATGAACACCGTCCTAATATTCAGGTCAGTAACCCTTGTAACCTAGCATCATGTTCAACTTTAATCAAACATCTGACAATAATATCAGCATGACACAAGCGCGGGGTACACCAACACAAAAGTCTGATTTTCTTGCCAGCTTTCAACTTCTGCCAAAGCTGTTTTAATTCATTAACAACTTGGCTAGCCGTTGGATGTTTGAACCGTTTAGCTACGGTGTATCCTTGTTGAGTCCACCTCTGGAGTGAAACCTTGCTGTTGGGATTGTGTTGATTCAGTTTAATCATTTCCCACAACCACTGTCTGAACGCTTCAACTACCGCGTCTCTGTCCATTTTAGCAGTAATTTCAAAGGGATTTCCCAAGAAACTGGCTCTATCTACCCGAATATCTTCCCATCCGATTTCTGGACTTAAGGTTTTACTCAAGGCGGCAACTTTAAGGTGTTGGTCAAAGCTCATGATTAATGAGTTGGCTAACTGTTCATCAAAAAAAAGCGATAGCTAAACTCATCCTAGTAGAGACGTAGCCTGCTACATCTCTACGGGAAAAACAAATTATTATTGAGCCAACTGATTATCAGCATTAGAGTTATGGGAAAGGTGAAGGACTTTCTGTCCAACAGGAGTAGCATTGGATTCCGCCATCACTAAACAAGCATCTTTTATTCGTTGATGCAAACTGATGTGGGCAAAGCTTCTCAAAATAGCGATGGCTTTAGTGTTTCCCTTGGTTCCAAAATATTCCCACACCACTAACCAGTCGGAAAATTTCAGAGCGGAAACCTCAAAAATTCCGTCACTGTCTTGGTAGGCGAGGTTATAAATTCGACCGCTGTAACCCTTTCGTTTAAGCGCTTGATTTTTGCGGCTAGAATGGCTAAGGTTCAACAACCAAGTGGGTTGACTCCCTAGGGCAGTCAATCCTTCAAAAATGTCGATGTAGTAGTTGGTCGTTTGAACAAAAATGGTAAGTTCAATTTCTTGGTTTAGCTGTATTTTAAAGGATTTAGCCAGTTGTTGGGGATGAACAAAACTCAGTTGTTTTTTAGGCGGCAGAATGGAGTTTCTATCCTTAGCGTTGAGAACTTGAATCGGTTGTTCAGCTAAAAAGAGCGCCAGTAGCTTTTTCTCTCGTTCTGGCAGCTGTCCCAATGAATTGAGATGACTCCAGAAGGCGATTACTGTGGGTAGGGGATAAAGGGTTGATTGACGCTTATTCGGAAGCGTTACCAGGGTTTTTTCAAGGTGATTGGAATTGATAAATGAAAGTGCCACTTTTTGGCATTCTCTGCCGGGATAAGGAACGATTTGATTTAAGGACAAGAGAACGTGATTATCGGCAAGTTGGTAAGCTGTAAAACTTTCATGTCCCGATAGAAAAGTTTTGAGTTTAACTTGGGGAAGTTGCGGATCTACAGGTGTTGAAGAAAACCTCTTAGAGTGCGTTTTTCTGAACCGTTTCATGGGATTACGTTTGCCATTGACATCAAGGTATACAACTAACGTTACAAACGCCAGGTTACAGGAATTGACAGCCGTTTTCTGTCTGGTCACGGATTTGTCACATCGTTGTCACAAGTGTGAATCAATCCTTAAGATTTTTCCTCATCCACGGTGATTATTAGGAACAGGGCATGGCGTTCCACAATACCCTACCTGGGGATAATTTGTTCGTCATTGATATCAATAGATTTTGGCGTAAAGGCTTAGAGGGGGATTGAAAGAAAAGGGAACGGAAGCAATTAATAACCTGTTACAGTTCCCAAAGATTAATTTTTTATTACTAATTGCCATCCAACAATTTACCAAGCTTATAACTCAGGCAAAACCTCTTTCTGAGTCATCGGGTGGAACGCTTGCTTTTCGGCTGACGAAAACTTGTCAACGGATGGCGGTTTACCCTGATAGGCTTTGTAAAGTAATCCGCGATCGCCATTAGCATCCAGAATCTTGAGGGACTTTTCCCGCTCAGTATCGGTGTAGATCGCAATGTAGTCACAACCAAACCGACTGATTCTCCGACCCTGACTATCGGGGGAGATAGGATTGAGGAGAGAAAAAGCAGCTTTAACCATCTGTTTTTCCCAGTCAGGGCGTTGGTAGGTTGTTTCAGTACCGGGGCTATCGGGGGAAACCCGTTCCAACTTCTGCGTCCCATCCTGTCCCATCTGTGCTTCTGGGTCAAATCGATACCCTTGGCGCTTGAGTTGATCCGCGATCGCCACCGAGAGTGTCTCAATCTGCTGCATGAAATTGTCACGATTAGAGGGATCTAACCCATGGGAGAGTAGCGTTCGCTCATTGATCGTTTCCCGTAACTCTTGGATAGTGTGGTGCAGCAGGGCAATTTGCCGATTTTGCAGATCAACTTGAGTTTTAAGCGCAGCCACAGTTTCTTGGAGTTGTTCCACCTCCTGGGGTACTGAAACAGAAGCATCTTCAGGAGTTACCTGGGGAGTCGGTGGGGTTTCCGGTAACCGTTGAGCCGCTCTAGCCGCTTGTTTCGCCAACTGGTCACACCGTTCATTTAAAGCATTGCCCGAGTGTCCCTTAACATGATGCCAGGAAATCTGATGGTTTTGACTGAGTTCATCAAGGCGCGTCAGTAAATCTTGGTTCGCTTTGCGTTTGTTGCCTTGCATCGCCCCAATTAAATAGTTAGAATCCGTGTGGATTTCCACCTCACAGGTATCTTGAATCGCTTCCAAGCCCTTAATTGCCGCAAGGATTTCCATACGGCTGTTAGTCGTCTGCTCAGAATCAGCGCCTGATAGTTCTCGAGTCGTCGTTTGACCCGTTTGAGGGTTGGTGTAGGATAGCACTACCCCCCAACCGCCCTGTCCAGGATTACCCAAGCTAGAACCATCGCAGTACATGACAACTTTTTTCTGGGGTGATGGGTTGTCGAGGCTCATATCTGGCTTCTTAACCGCTTGGATGTAATTGTCTTTGGTTGATTCCAGTTTATATCCCTGCTGTTTTAAGTACTCCTGTACCAATTTATCTGTACCTTTGGCATTACCAACCACAAAAGCGCTACCTGCCTTGATCGCTTTATCCAAAAAGGGTTTGTAGTGAGAATCAAACCTGTGCTGGATTTGCTCAGTCGTCACCCCCCGCCACGGACCGGAGCCACTAACCATGATAATATCCTCCGGTGAGTATTCCCCCGTATTGGCACGCTCGCCCCAAGCGTGGGCATAATTGCGGGTGCTAGAGGGAGTTGCAGCAGGTGCAGCACTTTTGCCGATAAACTGAGTTGCCACATCTGCCATGGCGATATCTTTTTGCTGATGAGTGGCGACGGCTGAATTAATAGGTTGTAGATTTTCCAAGGGGTTCGGTTGCATAAGCACGTTTTTGTTAACCCAGATTTCGGGATAGTTGAGGCTGTCGCCTTGGATTTTCAGCTCGGCGGTCGTCGCTGGGTTATTGTGTAAGGTAGCGGTGAAGCTAGCGCCTCTTTTAAGTCGTCCCCCAGCCAACAGTTTGTTTCTATCCTTAGCATCGATAACCCCTAAAATTTTGTCGCCAATTTTAGCAACAGGAACCGAGGATGTCTTACCGCTTTTTGTCGTCGTGGTTTTGAAGTCAATCGTCAGGGTAACAGCTTGCCCAGAAAAGTCATGTCCGGCAAAATCATGCTGTCTAAGCTGACCGATTTTAATCCAGTTTCCTGGGGACGTCGTAGCGACGAGGGTGGCACTTTCAGCGGGGATTAGAGTTCCTTTGCCCATCGTACCAATCGGAAGTTGATAATCCTTTTCCGAAAAGGGACTCACTTGCTTACCATCGACGACAAGTATCCGCTTCCCCCAGTTGGGATGGTGGTTCCTCGTTTCCAGTTCGACGGAAAATTCGATGTCTTGATGATTCAATTGCTGACCCCATTCATTGGTAGGGTGGTGTATACCGGATAGGGTGAGAGTGCTAAATTGAAACGCCCGGGCGCGATCGGCGACAAGTTCTGGGAAAATGTTAAACGCGGCACTAGCCCTACTATACTGTTCATAGCCTTTTTGGTCGCTAGAGTGAGTACTATGCCAAATGGCGGCTTGGAGTTGCTCCTGTTCGTGGGCGTGGTTGGTTCGTATCCTGTCGGCGTAGGTTATCGCTTCTTTGAACTTGGCAGCAATTTGTTCTGGGGTGATCCCCTGTTGGAGTTTAATGTTAGCACCTTTGAGAATCATCCCATCTCGCAACCCCTGTTCGTTGACACAATTGAAGCTAACTGTACCCAGGGGTAACCAAGCAGAAGTAGGATGACCTTGGCTATCGAGAACCTGGGCTTCAGCCATGAGTGGGTGCGGCGTTTTCGAGGTTCTGTGGGGGTTGTCATTCAGGCGGATGGTGAGGGATTTGCTAGTCCAAACGTTGGGATGATTGTATTGGATAAGATTCGTGAGGGTAATTGACTTGCCAGATGTGGCTGAGGTGGCAATTAGTTGAGGACCCGGTTCATTTTGAGCTTGGTTCTTTAATGCCACG
The nucleotide sequence above comes from Coleofasciculus chthonoplastes PCC 7420. Encoded proteins:
- a CDS encoding DUF928 domain-containing protein, whose translation is MVKRKLVFSVAVTLAVALSLELLGDPALSVPYKPPKRPPPGRTSSTTVRTDVQCADQNQAIKEIIPLIPDYLPLPEPGEEQNSKIYSGFNLSEYPILLVYLPKANAQMGELVLRDENNRSVTRTRFSLPNQAGIVSLDLADTNIDPLEPDKPYWWSVSIICDEVNRSENGISARVWFQRITPSATLGQQIFNARPTLLPALYAQGDDNGGFWYDALSSLADLRQLQPNNPTLENQWQELLDSAGLLELTEQPLLDCCQFQQQDTPQP
- a CDS encoding CHASE2 domain-containing protein, giving the protein MLAKLRQFLWTWRGVWITVPTVTGCILLLRWLGFLQLLELAAFDQLIRLRPPDSPDSRIVIVGITETDIQTLGTSILSDADLAQLLTTIKQQKPRAIGLDIVRDQPEGTGQEQLNQVFQTTPNLLGLKKVIANDPNSVMQAPPLLEKQGQIAGADVVLDPDGKVRRGFLYITSDTDETLPSLGLGLAKLYLEFDNITPQGSSQNPDDLQLGQAVFVPWEANDGGYIRTDAGGYQMMLNYRNAPFTTVSLSDVLANQITTDLMRDRVVLIGYTAPSKKDEFLTPYSSILVGNPQTTYGVLIHAQLTSQIISAAFGERPLIKTWSEPLEWIWILLWSGIGATIRWRWRYAGGVAKFSFPPLLFTLLAGGSLVGICYLAFLQGWWIPLVPPGFALVGSVIAITSYLAHQATTIRYCFSRYLTDEVVANVLENPDALNLEMQRQNVTILMSDLRGFSNISERLPPEQVASLLNIYLSAMTDIINQYKGTINDFIGDAILVFFGAPTQQADDAQRAVACAVAMQSAMSRVNQELNQSGLPKIKMGIGINTGEVVVGNIGSQKRTKWTVIGSPINLASRIESYTVGDQILISETTWQEAGIDGVKFRQEKLVQPKGFHQPIPIYDVVGIGGKYDLHLPEVKEEIVELQEEIPIEFTVISGKDIGEERFWGKIFQVSVNGAAIRCEFPLEPLTSLQLYLVNPFSDNQIQGDFYARVSESLVADKTAVWVQFTVMAPDVEGWLRSWMMGVE
- a CDS encoding GUN4 domain-containing protein, with the protein product MTNKQPLPSSVPQTQPSLPSRREARQRRIQTLLKYLGFPSSGIGVATTFNFIRLGQWDKAALSGLLTVSVTLLAIGGKFVSEVINRVLDKIEARLEQLVDPLADWIVNQLETFIIRQWWRLTSQFQGKYYQSLIYACRDYRTQGLKTKGPFTLDLEQVFVPLRITPESAERISGEMMRRDGGSQELSIWDILVASGTQPTYRSLAIIAAPGSGKTTLLEHLTLTYAKNRHRHYHKQAPKLMPILVYLREMADAIASSDFTLAELIEQQESIRKLSPPPQWFAGKLRHRDCLVMFDGLDEVADESQRQMISRWVNQQIQDYPNTRFILTSRPFGYQSAPISSVKAILEVQPFNLQQMQQFIQNWYVQREIMSRLGKDDPGVREVANRQAYDLIQRIQTSPPLAAMALNPLLLTMIATVHCYRGALPGRRVELYDEICDVLLGKRSEYKGIIEPLTAHQKKTVLQVLALGLMEQNTREFSLEQASQIIQTELAKVAGTQLTPAAFLENIENVSGLIIEREPGHYEFSHKSFQEYLAAVQIKDSHQDSLLIQNIHHDWWAETLRLYATQSNATPLIHAALDQPTVVSLKLALDCAEEGLRVDPEVREDLKQRLEAGLTSPDSAIAQLAAEVKLARRLGNFLRIDQTLEIDTSYVTYAEYDLFLNALEKAGEPYQPSQESTHLFTPKEAETPIQGLTITQKNRFCAWLNWHNSETLANGTISHYRLPTPTEFNHYPIPDDTLRESGLRLVRYQLPLPYRQLAYLLACGQWQAANTETAQIMRQIAGQENRGWLNDNDIKKFPPTDLNQIDQLWYHYSAGQFGFQVQRDLYTQVGGKPRDYNYNTYKQFSDRVGWYVPEKDEWRTPADLTFSLNAPPGHLPCGGWLDMGGSKSNQTPLFAGWAILVTLFWRI
- a CDS encoding DUF4326 domain-containing protein, whose product is MSFDQHLKVAALSKTLSPEIGWEDIRVDRASFLGNPFEITAKMDRDAVVEAFRQWLWEMIKLNQHNPNSKVSLQRWTQQGYTVAKRFKHPTASQVVNELKQLWQKLKAGKKIRLLCWCTPRLCHADIIVRCLIKVEHDARLQGLLT
- a CDS encoding RNase H family protein, whose product is MMIILNHFDTKLQIDTGVKEELNNSLAEYLFADTKFAIGHIYEQSTTPEDLQRLEGMSPQFSNGLKVYFASDEVREKVYPQMSDGAAYGSLIFTPCQDFKELQNLRILVVDDETGENGEIIPLSQGKKLVGDCYGRMRTDLAQELTGNTTIPFQFRLGIKPQENNNVHRIAKGTLAPSRQLETLGQPKITQLSGGQTQVKIGYDLVLATSSFKGRKDATQIQPGEYTLTVGIGVKTLARYGKHSLGTQVLVNYPQAVETDIIPRLNQKAEQLVAIQSDPRKIAQYFLQKHAKRLQLISANPDKQTPNSQAIDLKNFDDVFQLIENIDQEENLDSEPESHQNQSSSQSFYSILKNCVDYHPQLLEHPNIVSKLRTLIRNEWMDIATGRAIEFQSGLAQPSLDLKKDEICVPYIAQGEKLIVTRSPLVNSNGVIILTNRHLKEFQQEQGTVHIHPETAATYLQADFDGDRLAYSLAKEYPTLAAEVEQKQHPLNRHADVIKAEKQEYIASTFAEIALAASSNQIGIIANDIQKAVTLECETQSLPPAEKRGYLQNLAHQFRQILANGEAIHHLDIPDAKKPPCLSLQEKLNTLATYTPQFDSDEIENRLQIAKRLFFETVDVLSNELQTAVDGAKSAARPNQDILTFTRTILNVRDVEWIRDKKSLEAFDSRPMKSGNYSPIDRMIQLANQFWSSHQLESLPTHQFANFFDQNYTQHQERLAQEIVSTYNSFYASAVALKNQAQNEPGPQLIATSATSGKSITLTNLIQYNHPNVWTSKSLTIRLNDNPHRTSKTPHPLMAEAQVLDSQGHPTSAWLPLGTVSFNCVNEQGLRDGMILKGANIKLQQGITPEQIAAKFKEAITYADRIRTNHAHEQEQLQAAIWHSTHSSDQKGYEQYSRASAAFNIFPELVADRARAFQFSTLTLSGIHHPTNEWGQQLNHQDIEFSVELETRNHHPNWGKRILVVDGKQVSPFSEKDYQLPIGTMGKGTLIPAESATLVATTSPGNWIKIGQLRQHDFAGHDFSGQAVTLTIDFKTTTTKSGKTSSVPVAKIGDKILGVIDAKDRNKLLAGGRLKRGASFTATLHNNPATTAELKIQGDSLNYPEIWVNKNVLMQPNPLENLQPINSAVATHQQKDIAMADVATQFIGKSAAPAATPSSTRNYAHAWGERANTGEYSPEDIIMVSGSGPWRGVTTEQIQHRFDSHYKPFLDKAIKAGSAFVVGNAKGTDKLVQEYLKQQGYKLESTKDNYIQAVKKPDMSLDNPSPQKKVVMYCDGSSLGNPGQGGWGVVLSYTNPQTGQTTTRELSGADSEQTTNSRMEILAAIKGLEAIQDTCEVEIHTDSNYLIGAMQGNKRKANQDLLTRLDELSQNHQISWHHVKGHSGNALNERCDQLAKQAARAAQRLPETPPTPQVTPEDASVSVPQEVEQLQETVAALKTQVDLQNRQIALLHHTIQELRETINERTLLSHGLDPSNRDNFMQQIETLSVAIADQLKRQGYRFDPEAQMGQDGTQKLERVSPDSPGTETTYQRPDWEKQMVKAAFSLLNPISPDSQGRRISRFGCDYIAIYTDTEREKSLKILDANGDRGLLYKAYQGKPPSVDKFSSAEKQAFHPMTQKEVLPEL